The Drosophila teissieri strain GT53w chromosome X, Prin_Dtei_1.1, whole genome shotgun sequence genome has a segment encoding these proteins:
- the LOC122625379 gene encoding armadillo repeat-containing protein 2 gives MSLLLRRRSRSETRPQANPVEKPKQPESNISDRQQQQQTKQHQMRHHQPHASEQNLNKLGLVSSGSGSSGMGRRKTSAELISEAKMFLGESVNAVPLMATGGARLVSTRRPITPRESGRVLYGKVALAGRPPSAFSMRYLQNEKPSTPRQLPALSGSGPATPMPTRNGALLCQSSTETLIELLKQHSGLKDCSDETVQHINAILQELYTRVRKQERNYKRGFILGGLYGLVECSSPRVLLAVARVVLALRVTGSNLTGACKLIFKVARHEQHDALFHEHDVLELLIDGLGHASPLDEPEACIYAYGCIRFLTASSAQERDDALNRNWIGLESSGESQSLPIPALMPPALSAISTSLCPRKLTGQQTLVSRLARHGAVELMILHLQMLNEAGATKRLQGPPLHTLYQLSAAMRALADVSQQQQRLQLQLQLACPHLIRAAEVSMGELEVQANVVRTLSVLSEDSDCCETLHNYAARIGLLLGPSCVGGGQCSERLLAILSRLGYMLGNILAKHESARIQYFHNDVAMEYLLNVLEQLNERSPSSVAHLDAQIKLIRVVANMSVNPEVGAGLGNVRSLGAVLLKLLSKTSEELAKKKSPEQQELLHATLGALHNLCFYQDKQAAVQPLAKGSLQSLIDDLSASLAKVLGNCQTAVTKVELARVLGNLTRNEQARRCFCTAGGLPLMVQQLTKQAAGQDYELRTCAIGVLVNLLGDGEQRGPFLQLRGAELLSLLLRGSLEQEDWFLANIVCQALWNLLIDGHCAANLCQTGNILDEVSDLLADYLDEDRLSPGDDDNENDNDEDDPERESEDLDATETDPEAHDALWEDFALVATDLLERIQNNFDRQQQSQALLPQNADNEDDNDVFIEEM, from the exons ATGAGTTTGCTATTGAGGCGACGTTCGCGCAGCGAGACACGTCCTCAAGCGAATCCGGTAGAGAAGCCCAAACAGCCGGAATCGAATATTTCGgacaggcagcagcagcagcagacgaaGCAACACCAGATGCGCCACCACCAGCCGCATGCCAGTGAACAGAATCTGAACAAACTGGGCCTGGTttccagtggcagtggctccAGTGGAATGGGCAGGCGCAAGACATCCGCGGAGCTCATAAGCGAGGCCAAGATGTTCCTGGGCGAATCGGTAAACGCCGTTCCACTGATGGCCACCGGCGGTGCTCGTTTGGTTAGCACTCGACGCCCTATTACGCCCCGCGAATCCGGACGAGTTTTGTACGGCAAAGTTGCCCTGGCTGGACGACCACCAAGTGCCTTTTC CATGCGGTATCTGCAGAACGAGAAACCATCGACGCCCCGCCAGTTGCCGGCTCTATCTGGTTCTGGTCCCGCCACACCCATGCCCACCCGGAATGGCGCTCTGCTCTGTCAGTCCAGCACAGAAACGCTGATCGAACTGCTCAAGCAGCACAGTGGTCTCAAGGATTGCAGCGACGAGACAGTGCAGCACATTAATGCG ATCCTCCAGGAGCTTTATACGCGTGTGAGAAAGCAGGAGCGCAACTACAAGCGCGGCTTCATCCTAGGAGGACTCTATGGTTTGGTGGAGTGCAGTTCTCCACGCGTTCTTTTGGCTGTGGCTCGCGTGGTTCTGGCT CTTCGGGTGACGGGCAGCAATCTCACGGGTGCCTGCAAGCTGATCTTCAAGGTGGCCAGGCACGAGCAGCATGATGCACTGTTCCACGAACACGACGTGCTGGAATTGCTCATTGATGGTTTGGGACACGCCTCGCCACTGGATGAGCCGGAGGCGTGCATTTATGCCTATGGTTGCATACGTTTTCTGACCGCCAGCAGTGCCCAGGAGCGGGATGATGCCCTCAACCGCAATTGGATTGGTTTGGAGAGCTCCGGCGAGAGTCAGTCGCTGCCCATTCCTGCTCTAATGCCTCCAGCTCTGTCGGCCATCTCGACATCGCTTTGCCCCAGAAAATTGACGGGTCAGCAAACGTTAGTGTCCCGCCTGGCTCGTCATGGCGCCGTGGAGCTGATGATCCTGCACCTGCAGATGTTGAATGAGGCTGGAGCCACCAAACGGCTCCAGGGTCCGCCGCTACACACACTCTATCAACTGTCGGCGGCCATGAGAGCTCTGGCAGATGTttcccagcaacagcagcgttTGCAGCTTCAACTGCAACTGGCATGTCCACATCTCATCCGAGCGGCCGAGGTTTCCATGGGCGAACTGGAGGTCCAGGCCAATGTGGTGCGCACTCTCAG TGTGCTTTCGGAGGACTCTGATTGCTGTGAAACGCTGCACAACTATGCTGCCAGGATTGGGCTGCTCCTGGGTCCTTCGTGTGTTGGCGGTGGGCAGTGCAGTGAACGGCTCCTGGCGATTCTAAGTCGTTTGGGCTACATGCTTGGCAACATACTGGCCAAACACGAATCTGCGCGCATACAG TACTTTCACAACGATGTGGCCATGGAGTATCTTCTAAATGTCCTGGAACAGCTGAACGAACGCTCACCCAGCAGTGTGGCTCACTTGGATGCTCAAATCAAGTTGATACGAGTGGTGGCCAATATGAGTGTGAATCCCGAGGTGGGCGCAGGCTTGGGAAATGTGCGTTCTTTGGGCGCTGTGCTGCTGAAGCTTTTGAGCAAGACCAGCGAGGAGTTGGCCAAGAAAAAG TCGCCGGAACAGCAGGAGCTTTTGCATGCCACCTTGGGAGCCCTGCACAATCTGTGTTTCTACCAGGACAAACAGGCAGCTGTGCAGCCGTTGGCCAAGGGATCTCTGCAGAGTCTGATTGACGACTTGTCCGCCTCGTTGGCCAAAGTGTTGGGCAACTGCCAGACGGCGGTGACCAAAGTGGAGCTGGCCCGTGTGCTGGGTAACCTGACGAGGAACGAGCAGGCACGTCGTTGTTTCTGTACCGCCGGAGGATTGCCATTGATGGTGCAGCAACTGACGAAACAGGCAGCTGGCCAGGACTATGAGCTGCGCACCTGTGCCATTGGTGTCCTGGTGAACCTCTTGGGCGATGGCGAACAGCGAGGTCCATTTCTGCAACTGAGAGGAGCCGAACTGCTGTCGCTACTGCTGCGTGGATCCCTGGAGCAGGAGGACTGGTTTCTGGCCAACATTGTTTGCCAGGCCCTCTGGAATCTTCTCATCGACGGTCATTGTGCGGCTAATCTCTGCCAGACCGGTAATATACTCGATGAAGTCAGTGATCTTCTGGCCGATTATCTCGATGAGGATCGATTATCACCCGGCGATGACGATAACGAGAACGATAACGACGAGGATGATCCGGAGCGTGAATCGGAGGATTTGGATGCTACGGAAACGGACCCGGAAGCGCACGATGCCTTGTGGGAGGATTTCGCACTGGTGGCCACCGATTTGCTGGAACGCATCCAAAACAACTTCGATAGGCAGCAGCAATCGCAGGCATTGTTACCCCAAAATGCCGACAACGAAGATGATAACGATGTATTTATCGAAGAAATGTAG